One window from the genome of Bacteroidota bacterium encodes:
- a CDS encoding deoxyguanosinetriphosphate triphosphohydrolase, with amino-acid sequence MQWSTLFSETRPGDSSPRQTSEDRTNFERDFDRVVFSSAFRRLQDKTQVIPLPDNDFVHTRLTHSLEVSCVGRSLGKMVGREIIARHKLQNLHSSDFGAVVAAAALAHDIGNPPFGHSGEAAISDYFLNGNGKRFKDAIGDETLWQDLVNFEGNANGFRLLTAYDQSTGGGSINLTFSSLAAFAKYPTRSHKTNTEHQWRGSQKKYGYFADDQALFERIFTELGIEKLPGTDYAWHRHPLAFLVEAADDICYRIIDFEDGLRMRLIGDKEGTDLLKKVAGHFYNEERFKRIDPKNKNEQRGYLRAVCISRLIDEAFTAFMDHESEILSGKFDKALLKVFPAELEQPLKQINDLSVNNIYKSRSVLEIEAAGFNVVAELLDLFINAAIDDHQYGKELKKKKPYSEKILSILPDQFLFKGEAHGRDLYLRILRICEFVAGMTDTYAVNIYRKLKGIELPR; translated from the coding sequence ATGCAATGGTCAACCCTGTTTTCAGAAACCCGCCCCGGCGATAGCAGCCCGCGACAAACCTCTGAAGACCGCACCAACTTTGAGCGCGATTTCGACCGCGTGGTTTTTTCATCGGCCTTTCGCCGGCTGCAGGATAAAACACAGGTAATTCCGCTGCCCGATAATGATTTTGTACACACGCGCCTTACGCATAGTCTCGAAGTGTCGTGCGTAGGCCGCTCACTGGGCAAAATGGTAGGGCGCGAAATCATTGCCCGGCACAAGCTGCAAAACCTGCACTCGTCAGACTTTGGCGCCGTGGTAGCCGCAGCGGCTTTGGCACACGATATTGGTAATCCGCCTTTCGGTCATTCGGGCGAGGCTGCCATCAGCGACTATTTCCTCAATGGAAACGGAAAGCGGTTTAAAGACGCCATCGGCGACGAAACACTCTGGCAGGATCTTGTAAACTTCGAAGGCAATGCAAACGGGTTTCGCCTGCTCACTGCCTACGACCAGTCAACAGGCGGCGGCAGCATCAACCTTACGTTTTCTTCCCTTGCCGCATTTGCCAAATATCCCACGCGTTCGCACAAAACCAATACCGAACATCAGTGGCGTGGCAGCCAGAAAAAATACGGCTACTTTGCCGATGATCAGGCCCTCTTCGAACGCATTTTCACCGAACTCGGCATCGAAAAACTTCCCGGCACCGACTACGCCTGGCATCGTCACCCGCTGGCCTTTCTGGTTGAAGCGGCTGATGATATCTGCTACCGCATCATCGACTTCGAAGACGGCCTGCGCATGCGCCTCATCGGCGACAAAGAAGGCACTGATCTGCTGAAAAAAGTGGCCGGCCATTTTTACAACGAAGAGCGTTTCAAACGCATCGACCCAAAAAACAAAAACGAGCAGCGGGGCTATCTCCGCGCCGTATGCATAAGTCGTCTTATTGATGAGGCTTTCACCGCTTTTATGGATCATGAAAGTGAAATTCTTTCCGGAAAATTTGACAAAGCACTTTTAAAAGTTTTTCCGGCCGAACTCGAACAACCACTCAAACAAATTAATGATCTCTCAGTAAACAACATTTACAAAAGCCGCTCCGTACTCGAAATAGAAGCTGCAGGGTTCAATGTGGTAGCGGAGTTGCTTGATCTTTTTATCAATGCCGCCATAGACGATCATCAATATGGTAAAGAGTTGAAGAAGAAAAAGCCTTACAGCGAAAAAATCCTCAGCATCCTGCCCGATCAGTTTCTCTTCAAAGGCGAGGCGCATGGCCGCGATCTTTATCTGCGCATCCTCCGCATCTGCGAGTTTGTGGCGGGCATGACAGATACTTATGCCGTGAATATTTACCGGAAATTAAAAGGCATCGAATTGCCCCGGTAA
- a CDS encoding DUF2779 domain-containing protein, which yields MATHYLLSKTSYMRGVQCAKALFLYRYYPQYRDPLPPSRQAALNRGHDVGLLARQLYPGGTDATQGSGPRAIEAVEKTQSLIASGTAVIYEAAFVYQDVLVLADILVRNGEAWEVYEVKSSLRTSLSNQQDAALQYYVISGSGLQVSELALIHINGSYTRNGVLNLQQFFRKTSVLAFAQSQVDLIAARIEEQKQWLNSPQIPDVDVGARCFTPYNCDYMGHCWKNLPQPSVFDLAGMSRADQQLLFAKGMRTPEQVPESEELLPLAKLQIATRKTGLPFVNKEKLKTYLTALQGELDFLDIENFQPAVPRFSGTRPFMALPFAYSLHRRNAGRDALTHLNFLAEPGEDPRPEFIKHFLAHTEGSNLILAYDISAERYTLHQLAQQFPAFAIEIKQRLDRLRDLMQPFAEGWYHAPAQNGSISLKNVLPALIPELSHEALVIKNGSHAMAVYDQLHLVTDMFLREERKEELREYCRLDTLAMVKIFEVLEKAAG from the coding sequence TTGGCAACTCATTATCTGCTCAGTAAGACCTCTTATATGCGGGGTGTACAATGTGCAAAAGCATTGTTCCTGTATCGTTATTATCCGCAATATCGTGATCCGCTGCCACCATCTCGTCAGGCAGCACTCAATCGCGGGCATGATGTGGGTTTGCTGGCGAGGCAGCTTTATCCGGGAGGCACTGATGCAACACAAGGTAGCGGACCGCGGGCAATTGAGGCGGTAGAGAAAACGCAGTCATTAATTGCCTCGGGCACAGCTGTAATTTATGAGGCTGCATTTGTATATCAGGATGTGCTGGTGCTGGCCGATATACTTGTGCGAAACGGAGAGGCGTGGGAAGTATATGAAGTGAAAAGCTCATTGCGTACTTCGCTTTCTAATCAGCAGGATGCGGCTTTACAATACTATGTAATTTCAGGTTCCGGTTTGCAGGTGAGTGAATTGGCGCTGATTCATATTAACGGAAGTTACACGCGTAACGGAGTGCTAAACCTGCAGCAGTTTTTCAGAAAAACCTCAGTGCTTGCTTTTGCACAGAGCCAGGTTGACTTAATTGCGGCACGTATAGAAGAGCAGAAGCAGTGGTTGAATTCGCCGCAAATACCTGATGTAGATGTGGGGGCACGTTGCTTTACACCCTACAACTGTGATTATATGGGGCATTGCTGGAAAAATTTGCCCCAGCCTTCAGTGTTTGATCTGGCCGGTATGTCGCGGGCCGATCAACAATTATTATTTGCAAAGGGAATGCGTACGCCCGAGCAGGTTCCGGAGAGTGAAGAGCTTTTGCCTTTGGCAAAGTTGCAAATTGCAACCCGGAAAACTGGATTACCCTTTGTGAATAAGGAAAAGCTAAAGACTTACTTAACTGCATTGCAAGGTGAGCTTGACTTTTTGGATATCGAAAATTTTCAGCCTGCGGTTCCGCGATTTTCGGGTACCCGGCCGTTTATGGCATTGCCTTTTGCCTACTCATTACACCGCCGCAATGCGGGGCGGGATGCCTTAACACATTTAAACTTTCTGGCCGAACCGGGTGAAGATCCGCGCCCGGAATTCATAAAGCACTTTCTGGCGCATACCGAAGGCAGCAACCTGATACTGGCTTATGATATATCTGCCGAGCGTTATACATTGCATCAACTGGCACAGCAGTTTCCTGCATTTGCCATAGAAATTAAACAAAGGCTTGACCGATTGCGCGATCTTATGCAACCTTTTGCCGAAGGCTGGTACCACGCTCCGGCGCAAAATGGCTCTATTTCGCTCAAAAATGTTTTGCCTGCGCTAATTCCTGAACTCAGCCATGAGGCCCTGGTAATTAAAAACGGCAGCCACGCCATGGCGGTGTACGATCAGTTGCATCTGGTAACTGACATGTTTTTGCGCGAAGAACGCAAAGAAGAGCTCCGCGAATATTGCCGGCTGGACACACTGGCGATGGTGAAGATTTTTGAAGTGCTTGAGAAAGCCGCGGGCTGA
- a CDS encoding sigma-70 family RNA polymerase sigma factor has translation MRYDQLNDQELVDLYVAGDESCLELLIQRHKKRVFSYIMMVVRDRHLAEDIFQDTFIKVIQTLKRGSYSDEGKFLPWVLRISHNLIIDHFRRQKRMPLVDAGEDFDIFSVLVLRQGNHEDKLVKKQVRSDIRRLIDKLPQEQREVLLMRHYMDMSFKEIADFTNVSINTALGRMRYALINMRRMMEKHNIALSA, from the coding sequence ATGCGCTATGACCAACTGAATGACCAGGAACTGGTTGACCTGTATGTTGCCGGAGACGAATCCTGCCTCGAATTACTGATTCAACGCCATAAAAAGCGTGTATTTTCTTACATTATGATGGTTGTTCGCGACCGTCATCTGGCGGAAGATATTTTTCAGGACACCTTTATTAAGGTAATCCAAACCCTCAAACGCGGTTCTTACAGCGACGAAGGGAAGTTTTTACCCTGGGTGCTGCGTATATCGCACAACCTGATTATCGACCATTTCCGCCGTCAGAAGCGTATGCCGCTGGTGGATGCCGGAGAAGATTTTGATATTTTCTCGGTATTGGTGCTCCGACAGGGCAACCATGAGGACAAACTGGTGAAAAAACAAGTTCGTTCCGACATCCGTCGATTAATCGATAAACTTCCGCAAGAGCAGCGGGAAGTATTGTTGATGCGTCATTATATGGATATGAGTTTCAAGGAGATAGCAGATTTTACGAATGTTAGTATCAACACTGCACTAGGCCGCATGCGTTATGCGCTGATCAATATGCGCCGCATGATGGAGAAACACAATATTGCCCTGTCCGCCTGA
- the uvrA gene encoding excinuclease ABC subunit UvrA has translation MAKSSIEQLDPKQHIIIKGARMHNLKNVDLALPRNRFVVITGLSGSGKSSLAFDTLYAEGQRRYVESLSAYARQFLGKIEKPAIEYIKGISPAVAIEQKVNTRNPRSTVGTSTEIYDYLKLLFARVGQTYSPVSGNLVKRHSVSDVVDAILALPDQTRLYILSPLPKKEGKLLKEQLGLLLQQGFTRILYKGEMLRLNEINVSELSAKEELFIVIDRVAVNAGDEDSRSRLADSVQTAFYEGEGDCIIQLADAAAPDPAPTKGKKKKAEAPETPGQLLFSNRFEADGIQFDEPNVHFFSFNNPIGACKTCEGFGNVIGIDEDLVIPNKGLSIYEDAVACWKGEKMGEWKEKLVMNAYKFDFPIHKPVYELTEAQRKLLWTGNKYFWGLNDFFKFLEEQSYKIQYRVMLSRYRGKTTCPDCRGTRLRKDANYVKVADKSISDIVLMQVQDALVFFEQIKLDKHAQLVAKRLLAEITNRLRFLCDVGLGYLTLNRLSSTLSGGESQRINLATSLGSSLVGSMYILDEPSIGLHPRDTERLIRVLHGLRDIGNTVIVVEHDEEIMRASDAMVDMGPMAGSLGGEVVFSGTHKDLLLSNGLTAKYLTGREVIPIPAKRRPWKAHIEVNGARENNLKNISVKFPLDVMTVVTGVSGSGKSTLVKRILYPAVQKHLGGYGEQTGHFDRLGGDFRHIAAVEFIDQNPIGKSSRSNPVTYVKAYDEIRALYAEQQLSKMRGYKASHFSFNVEGGRCEVCEGEGEVVVEMQFMADVHLLCEGCKGKRFKEEVLEVQHNGKHIADVLEMTVDDAITFFNDGSNHGKKIVNKLRPLQDTGLGYVHLGQSSSTLSGGEAQRIKLASFLGLGHNQPPTLFIFDEPTTGLHFHDIRKLLDAFHALLAQGHSLIIIEHNMDVVKCADWVIDLGPEGGQEGGHLVFEGTPEQMVKSKTSATGMYLKEKLSGGKK, from the coding sequence GTGGCTAAATCCTCTATTGAACAACTCGATCCGAAACAGCACATTATTATTAAAGGTGCGCGGATGCATAATCTTAAAAACGTTGATCTGGCGCTGCCCCGCAACCGCTTTGTGGTGATTACAGGGCTTTCCGGGTCAGGGAAATCATCGCTGGCTTTCGACACGCTCTATGCCGAAGGGCAGCGACGCTATGTGGAAAGTCTATCGGCCTATGCCCGGCAGTTTCTGGGCAAAATAGAAAAGCCGGCCATCGAATACATTAAAGGTATTTCGCCCGCTGTGGCTATTGAGCAAAAGGTGAACACACGCAACCCGCGCTCTACTGTGGGCACATCAACCGAAATTTACGATTATCTCAAGCTACTGTTTGCCCGGGTAGGCCAAACCTACTCGCCGGTAAGCGGCAATCTGGTAAAACGCCATTCGGTGAGCGATGTGGTGGATGCTATTCTGGCCCTTCCCGACCAGACACGTTTATATATTCTCTCGCCGCTGCCCAAAAAAGAAGGAAAATTGCTCAAAGAACAACTTGGCCTGCTTTTGCAACAAGGTTTTACACGCATACTCTACAAAGGCGAAATGCTGCGCCTGAACGAGATAAACGTGTCGGAGCTATCAGCTAAAGAGGAATTGTTTATTGTTATTGACCGTGTGGCTGTAAATGCTGGCGACGAAGATTCGCGCTCACGGCTGGCCGACTCGGTACAAACGGCTTTTTACGAGGGCGAAGGCGATTGTATCATTCAACTGGCCGATGCAGCTGCACCAGATCCGGCACCAACAAAAGGAAAAAAGAAAAAAGCTGAAGCCCCGGAAACGCCCGGCCAGCTGCTGTTCTCCAACCGCTTTGAGGCCGACGGCATTCAGTTTGATGAGCCAAACGTACATTTCTTCAGCTTCAATAATCCTATTGGTGCCTGCAAAACCTGTGAAGGATTTGGCAACGTAATCGGTATTGATGAAGACCTCGTGATTCCCAACAAAGGCCTGTCCATTTACGAAGATGCCGTGGCCTGCTGGAAAGGTGAAAAAATGGGCGAATGGAAAGAGAAGCTGGTTATGAATGCCTATAAATTCGATTTCCCCATTCATAAACCGGTATATGAACTTACCGAAGCCCAGCGCAAACTGCTGTGGACAGGCAACAAATATTTTTGGGGACTGAACGACTTTTTCAAATTCCTAGAAGAGCAGAGCTACAAAATTCAATACCGCGTGATGCTTTCCCGCTACCGGGGCAAAACTACCTGTCCCGACTGCCGTGGCACACGTTTGCGCAAAGATGCCAACTATGTAAAAGTGGCTGATAAGTCGATAAGCGATATTGTGCTCATGCAGGTGCAGGATGCGCTGGTGTTTTTTGAGCAAATAAAGCTCGACAAACATGCGCAGCTTGTGGCCAAACGCCTGCTGGCCGAAATTACAAACCGCCTGCGTTTCCTTTGCGACGTAGGTTTAGGTTACCTCACACTCAACCGCTTGTCATCAACCCTTTCCGGCGGCGAATCGCAACGTATTAACCTGGCTACTTCGCTTGGAAGCAGTCTGGTGGGTTCGATGTATATTCTCGACGAGCCCAGCATTGGCCTGCATCCGCGCGATACAGAGCGTCTGATACGCGTGCTGCACGGTTTGCGCGACATTGGCAATACCGTAATTGTGGTGGAGCACGACGAAGAAATCATGCGTGCGTCGGATGCGATGGTTGACATGGGCCCCATGGCCGGAAGCCTCGGCGGTGAAGTAGTATTCAGCGGCACACACAAAGATTTGCTCCTCTCCAACGGCCTCACCGCAAAATACCTCACCGGACGCGAAGTAATTCCGATTCCCGCAAAACGCCGTCCGTGGAAAGCCCACATTGAAGTAAACGGCGCCCGCGAAAACAACCTCAAAAATATCTCGGTAAAATTTCCGCTCGATGTAATGACGGTTGTAACCGGCGTTAGCGGATCGGGTAAATCAACACTCGTGAAACGCATCCTCTACCCTGCCGTGCAGAAACACCTGGGCGGCTACGGCGAGCAGACCGGCCATTTCGACCGGCTTGGCGGCGATTTCAGACATATTGCTGCAGTTGAATTTATCGACCAGAATCCCATCGGCAAATCATCACGTTCCAATCCGGTAACGTATGTAAAAGCCTACGACGAAATACGCGCACTTTATGCCGAGCAGCAACTTTCGAAAATGCGCGGCTACAAGGCTTCACACTTCTCATTTAATGTAGAAGGCGGCCGCTGCGAAGTATGCGAAGGCGAAGGCGAAGTAGTAGTGGAAATGCAGTTTATGGCCGATGTGCATTTGCTTTGCGAAGGCTGCAAGGGCAAACGCTTTAAAGAGGAAGTGCTGGAAGTACAGCACAACGGCAAACACATTGCCGATGTACTGGAAATGACCGTTGATGATGCCATTACCTTCTTCAACGACGGCAGCAACCACGGCAAAAAAATTGTAAACAAGCTCCGCCCGCTGCAAGACACCGGCTTAGGTTATGTTCACCTCGGCCAGTCGTCAAGCACACTTTCCGGCGGCGAGGCACAACGTATCAAACTTGCTTCGTTCCTCGGTTTAGGCCACAACCAGCCGCCCACACTTTTCATTTTCGACGAACCCACCACCGGCCTGCATTTCCACGACATACGCAAACTGCTCGATGCATTTCATGCACTGCTTGCGCAGGGGCATTCGCTCATTATTATTGAGCATAACATGGATGTAGTGAAATGCGCCGACTGGGTAATTGACCTCGGCCCCGAAGGCGGACAGGAGGGCGGCCATCTGGTGTTTGAAGGTACGCCGGAGCAGATGGTGAAAAGTAAAACATCGGCTACTGGAATGTATTTGAAGGAAAAACTGAGCGGAGGAAAAAAGTAA